The Dioscorea cayenensis subsp. rotundata cultivar TDr96_F1 unplaced genomic scaffold, TDr96_F1_v2_PseudoChromosome.rev07_lg8_w22 25.fasta BLBR01000810.1, whole genome shotgun sequence genome includes a window with the following:
- the LOC120255058 gene encoding transcription factor bHLH92-like isoform X1, translated as MDPFSFQDEIMQLEDIYFPTFSPDPFALIPIPVETEIQCPASVLPFEIERQECIAPCFVEYSRLRDEHVRRKLELKFNEQKNVHQRVIEYLRKIPQPNNPKMEMRVERNCSRLFRHMMKERLRREKISQCYTDLYSIILPTPKADKNSIVQSAAVYLKELLMIKEELHRQNKMLREKIIDTGNILQSKGLDSRTEHKMKDDNMSIEEAKIEVQLMNPVSTIDSMIEALQCMKGMGVKAMSIHSEFYGDEFTTMMTIYTKVEKSEERGVEGTPVEMERKMRLQLAITKKVSVDPNKAATTTTTSPCGQWRT; from the exons ATGGATCCCTTCTCTTTTCAAGATGAAATTATGCAACTAGAAGATATATATTTCCCAACTTTTTCACCGGACCCTTTTGCCCTCATCCCGATTCCTGTGGAAACCGAGATTCAATGTCCAGCCAGTGTTTTGCCGTTCGAAATAGAGAGACAAGAGTGTATTGCACCATGTTTTGTTGAGTACTCGAGGTTGAGGGATGAGCATGTAAGAagaaaattagaattaaaatttaatgaacAGAAAAATGTTCATCAAAGAGTGATTGAGTATTTGAGAAAAATTCCACAACCAAACAATCCGAAGATGGAGATGAGAGTTGAGAGGAATTGTAGTCGGTTGTTTCGGCATATGATGAAGGAAAGGCTGAGAAGAGAAAAGATTAGTCAATGTTATACGGATTTGTACTCAATTATCCTTCCTACACCCAag GCCGACAAAAACTCTATAGTACAATCTGCAGCGGTTTACCTCAAAGAATTGCTAATGATTAAAGAAGAACTtcatagacaaaataaaatgttaagagAAAAGATTATAGACACCGgaaatattttacaatcaaaaggATTGGATTCAAGAACTGAGCATAAGATGAAAGATGACAACATGAGCATAGAAGAAGCAAAGATTGAAGTACAACTAATGAATCCGGTATCTACCATCGATTCAATGATCGAAGCTTTGCAATGCATGAAAGGAATGGGAGTAAAAGCAATGAGCATCCATTCGGAATTCTATGGAGACGAGTTCACCACTATGATGACCATATATACAAAG GTGGAAAAGAGTGAGGAGAGAGGTGTGGAGGGAACTCCGGTGGAAATGGAGAGGAAGATGAGGTTGCAACTTGCAATTACAAAGAAGGTGAGTGTGGACCCCAACAaggcagcaacaacaacaaccacaagTCCATGTGGACAATGGAGAACCTGA
- the LOC120255058 gene encoding transcription factor bHLH92-like isoform X2: protein MDSFWCQKEFLEGATLNYSFSPAPPINVVAGISENNSLIIAPTSAFKRYFRPLNIIQKCDHSPNVHQRVISFLKSIWKPNPKPKICEIDDVGSRDFRHMMRERHRREKLSQNYSELYSILAPMSKADKNSIVQSAAVYLKELLMIKEELHRQNKMLREKIIDTGNILQSKGLDSRTEHKMKDDNMSIEEAKIEVQLMNPVSTIDSMIEALQCMKGMGVKAMSIHSEFYGDEFTTMMTIYTKVEKSEERGVEGTPVEMERKMRLQLAITKKVSVDPNKAATTTTTSPCGQWRT from the exons ATGGATTCCTTTTGGTGCCAAAAAGAGTTTCTTGAAGGGGCAACGCTCAACTATTCATTCTCTCCGGCGCCACCTATCAATGTTGTTGCTGGAATATCTGAAAACAATTCTTTGATCATTGCTCCGACCTCGGCCTTTAAAAGGTATTTTAGGCCTTtaaatatcattcaaaaatgtGATCACTCTCCAAATGTTCATCAGAGAGTCATTAGCTTCTTGAAAAGTATTTGGAAGCCCAATCCAAAGCCAAAGATTTGTGAAATAGATGATGTTGGTAGTAGAGATTTCCGTCATATGATGAGAGAAAGACATCGTAGAGAAAAGCTTAGTCAGAATTATTCGGAATTATACTCTATTTTGGCTCCTATGTccaag GCCGACAAAAACTCTATAGTACAATCTGCAGCGGTTTACCTCAAAGAATTGCTAATGATTAAAGAAGAACTtcatagacaaaataaaatgttaagagAAAAGATTATAGACACCGgaaatattttacaatcaaaaggATTGGATTCAAGAACTGAGCATAAGATGAAAGATGACAACATGAGCATAGAAGAAGCAAAGATTGAAGTACAACTAATGAATCCGGTATCTACCATCGATTCAATGATCGAAGCTTTGCAATGCATGAAAGGAATGGGAGTAAAAGCAATGAGCATCCATTCGGAATTCTATGGAGACGAGTTCACCACTATGATGACCATATATACAAAG GTGGAAAAGAGTGAGGAGAGAGGTGTGGAGGGAACTCCGGTGGAAATGGAGAGGAAGATGAGGTTGCAACTTGCAATTACAAAGAAGGTGAGTGTGGACCCCAACAaggcagcaacaacaacaaccacaagTCCATGTGGACAATGGAGAACCTGA
- the LOC120255062 gene encoding transcription factor bHLH92-like, translated as MDPFSFQDEIMQLEDIYFPIFSPDPFAFIPIATETEIQSPASVLLSKKERADYIASCFVEYSRAKDEHVRRNLELKSNEWRNIHGRVIEYLRKIPQPNNPKMKMSVKGNCSRLFRHMMKERLRRENISQCYADLHSIILPRPKADKNSIVQSAAVYLKELLMIKEELHRQNKMLRKKIIDTGNILQSKGLDSRTELEMKDDNMSIEETKIEVQLMNPVSTMDSMIEALQCMKGMGVKAMSIHSKVFGDELATVMTINTKVEKSEVRRAVEGNPVEMERKLRLQLQSKGSVGPNNKATTTTPSPHTCTITLRAMKKVQSSNQNNY; from the exons ATGGATCCCTTCTCTTTTCAAGATGAAATTATGCAACTAGAAGATATATATTTCCCAATTTTTTCACCGGACCCTTTTGCTTTCATCCCGATTGCCACAGAAACCGAGATTCAATCTCCGGCCAGTGTCTTGCTGTCCAAAAAAGAGAGAGCAGACTATATCGCATCATGTTTTGTTGAGTACTCGAGGGCAAAAGATGAGCATGTAAGAagaaatttagaattaaaatctAATGAATGGAGGAATATTCATGGAAGAGTGATTGAGTATTTGAGAAAAATTCCACAACCAAACAATCCGAAGATGAAGATGAGTGTAAAGGGAAATTGTAGTCGGTTGTTTCGGCATATGATGAAGGAAAGACTACGAAGAGAAAATATTAGTCAGTGTTATGCTGATTTGCACTCAATCATCCTTCCAAGACCCAAG GCCGACAAAAACTCTATAGTACAATCAGCGGCGGTTTACCTCAAAGAATTGCTAATGATTAAAGAAGAACTtcatagacaaaataaaatgttaagaaAAAAGATTATAGACACCGgaaatattttacaatcaaaaggATTGGATTCAAGAACTGAGCTTGAGATGAAGGATGACAATATGAGCATAGAAGAAACAAAGATTGAAGTACAACTAATGAATCCGGTATCTACCATGGATTCAATGATCGAAGCTTTGCAATGCATGAAAGGAATGGGAGTAAAAGCAATGAGCATTCATTCGAAAGTCTTTGGAGATGAATTAGCCACTGTGATGACCATAAATACGAAG GTGGAAAAGAGTGAGGTGCGGAGAGCTGTGGAAGGAAATCCGGTGGAAATGGAGAGGAAGCTAAGGTTGCAATTACAAAGTAAGGGGAGTGTGGGCCCCAACAataaagcaacaacaacaaccccaAGTCCGCACACGTGTACAATTACAttgagagcaatgaagaaagtCCAAAGCAGCAAccaaaataattattga